Proteins from a genomic interval of Kaistia defluvii:
- a CDS encoding phosphatidylserine decarboxylase: MDSVLKSIRANFVPIHREGYPFIAILAFVTLFLGWLWGPLFWLGLILTAWCVYFFRDPPRVTPIDPDLVISPADGRVSAVGPVVPPPELELGTAPRVRISVFMNVFNCHVNRAPVAGRVHRIAYKPGKFLNAELDKASEDNERNGLVIDSAHGQLGVVQIAGLVARRIVCFTREGQPLAAGERFGLIRFGSRLDVYLPEGAVPLVAEGQTAIAGETVLARFGTASSGAASGVRID; encoded by the coding sequence ATGGATTCTGTGCTGAAATCGATCCGGGCGAATTTCGTTCCGATCCACCGCGAAGGCTACCCCTTCATCGCCATCCTCGCCTTCGTCACCCTGTTCCTGGGCTGGCTATGGGGGCCGCTGTTCTGGCTCGGCCTGATCCTGACCGCCTGGTGCGTCTATTTCTTCCGCGACCCGCCGCGCGTGACGCCGATCGATCCGGATTTGGTCATCAGCCCGGCCGATGGTCGCGTTTCGGCCGTCGGCCCCGTCGTGCCGCCGCCGGAGCTGGAGCTTGGAACCGCGCCGCGCGTGCGGATTTCTGTCTTCATGAACGTGTTCAACTGCCATGTGAATCGAGCGCCCGTCGCCGGTCGCGTCCACCGCATCGCCTACAAGCCCGGCAAGTTCCTGAATGCCGAGCTGGACAAGGCGAGCGAGGATAATGAGCGCAACGGCCTGGTCATCGACAGCGCCCACGGCCAGCTCGGCGTCGTGCAGATCGCCGGCCTCGTGGCGCGGCGCATCGTGTGCTTCACCCGCGAAGGCCAGCCGCTTGCGGCCGGCGAGCGCTTCGGCCTGATCCGCTTCGGCTCGCGCCTCGACGTCTATCTGCCAGAGGGCGCCGTTCCGCTCGTCGCCGAGGGCCAGACGGCGATTGCCGGCGAGACCGTTCTGGCCCGCTTCGGCACGGCCAGCAGCGGCGCAGCCTCCGGCGTCCGGATCGACTGA